One Thermodesulfobacteriota bacterium DNA window includes the following coding sequences:
- the phnD gene encoding phosphate/phosphite/phosphonate ABC transporter substrate-binding protein, with product MKRTVRWGGVWAVVASLAVLAACTGNPGSDGRAPLRVAGSPVARDVAGHLLADFAASRPSVAVRHLPSAHTPAALQALRAGELDLAYLAREPGREERGGLFVYPFASEPIVFAAHRGTGVLGLSTRQLRELYSGKVRNWAEVGGADRPVVLLDRPEFSSTKRLLRAGPFGELAIEPGAAVLEGEDLMESALEAYPGALGYTSLRSALALGEKVDVLRLDGVYPDPEALRSGRYRLSRALAFAVRDPVSPQARAFLDFAGSEAGRQVLGAHALIALRREIRVAVPPMRDVVSLELKYGGLARYLQERLGRPVELVHQPSYTALLEAFRANQVDAALLGSFTYIVTHLEAGVQVLARPEYAGVSHYRGVFYVRAGSPYRRVEDLAGARLVHSGRATTAGYLWCLYALGTRGLPAPEAFFGSFVDAGSHEAALRAVLDGRADVAAAKDLVYQEMAAGEPGLRGALREVAASPPVPSNGFAAGPLLTPELKEQIRGLLLSMDQTPRGRKALSDLGAERFLETADTDYANLYEMVGAVSDQLADFFHYR from the coding sequence ATGAAGCGAACCGTCCGTTGGGGGGGGGTCTGGGCCGTGGTCGCCTCGCTGGCGGTCCTGGCGGCGTGCACCGGCAACCCCGGCTCCGACGGCCGGGCTCCCCTGCGGGTGGCCGGCTCCCCCGTGGCCCGGGACGTGGCAGGACACCTTCTCGCGGACTTTGCCGCGTCCCGGCCGAGCGTCGCAGTCCGCCACCTGCCCTCGGCCCACACGCCGGCCGCCCTGCAGGCGCTGCGGGCCGGCGAACTCGATCTCGCCTACCTGGCGCGGGAGCCCGGCCGGGAGGAACGGGGAGGGCTCTTCGTCTACCCCTTCGCCAGTGAGCCGATCGTCTTTGCCGCCCACCGGGGCACCGGCGTCCTTGGGCTTTCCACCCGCCAGCTCCGGGAGCTCTACAGCGGCAAGGTCCGCAACTGGGCCGAGGTGGGGGGCGCCGACCGGCCGGTTGTCCTCCTGGACCGGCCCGAGTTCAGCTCGACCAAGCGGCTCCTGCGGGCGGGGCCCTTCGGGGAGCTGGCCATCGAGCCCGGGGCCGCCGTCCTGGAGGGCGAGGACCTGATGGAGTCGGCCCTGGAGGCCTACCCGGGTGCCCTGGGGTACACGAGCCTGCGCAGCGCCCTGGCCCTGGGGGAGAAGGTGGACGTGCTACGGCTGGACGGGGTCTACCCCGACCCGGAAGCCCTGCGCAGCGGGCGCTACCGCCTGTCTCGCGCCCTGGCCTTCGCGGTGCGCGACCCCGTGTCCCCCCAGGCCCGTGCCTTCCTGGACTTCGCGGGTTCGGAGGCGGGCCGGCAGGTCCTCGGCGCCCACGCCCTGATCGCCCTACGGCGAGAGATCCGGGTGGCCGTGCCCCCCATGCGCGACGTGGTCTCCCTCGAGCTCAAGTACGGCGGCCTCGCCCGGTACCTGCAAGAGCGGCTCGGGCGGCCCGTGGAGCTCGTGCACCAGCCCTCCTACACCGCCCTCCTGGAGGCCTTTCGCGCCAACCAGGTGGACGCCGCGCTCCTGGGAAGCTTCACCTACATCGTCACCCACCTGGAGGCGGGCGTGCAGGTGCTGGCCCGTCCCGAATACGCGGGCGTTTCCCACTACCGGGGCGTGTTCTACGTGCGCGCCGGCAGCCCCTACCGCAGGGTCGAGGACCTGGCGGGCGCCCGGCTCGTGCACTCGGGGCGCGCCACCACCGCCGGATATCTCTGGTGCCTCTACGCCCTGGGCACCCGGGGACTCCCGGCCCCCGAAGCGTTCTTCGGAAGCTTCGTGGACGCCGGCTCCCACGAGGCAGCCCTGCGGGCGGTCCTGGACGGCAGGGCCGACGTGGCGGCGGCCAAGGACCTGGTGTACCAGGAGATGGCCGCGGGCGAGCCGGGCCTGCGGGGAGCGCTGCGGGAGGTGGCGGCCTCGCCCCCCGTGCCCTCCAACGGCTTTGCCGCCGGACCGCTCCTGACCCCGGAGCTCAAGGAGCAGATCCGGGGGCTCCTCCTCTCCATGGATCAGACGCCCCGGGGCCGCAAGGCCCTCTCGGACCTGGGGGCCGAGCGGTTCCTGGAAACTGCCGACACCGACTACGCCAACCTCTACGAGATGGTGGGGGCCGTCTCGGACCAGCTGGCCGACTTCTTCCACTACCGATGA
- a CDS encoding radical SAM protein has protein sequence MSRGTASRRPAEVSAPSEQILELPAPSGDGELRYAVVYPNRHCLGMANLGFQAVVGLLAGLPGARCHRAFADFPRTLEAGRALGEYDVVALSLSFEGDYPEALNLLEAAGVPLPSEDRTAQHPLVLGGGVAVSLNPEPLAPFLDVAFLGEAEAGLARLHGFLLPRRGMPRPALLRELAEAALPGVYVPSCYAPAEGSDRPLPLDAAPDSVARVWAENPWDPARTRILASGDAFGGAYLLEVSRGCPHACRFCAAGYGTRPARFLPLEALLPHARLGARRVGRVGLVGAAVSDHPELPELARALLDEGAGFTVSSFRAENLDPDILQLLVRGGLQTLTVALEAGSERLRRLLGKGISEEDVLRAARMAGEAGLRNLRIYAMVGLPTETDEDVEALAGVAAAARAALGGTVTVSAAPFVPKAHTPFQWEAMAPEALLRSRLRLLQRLCGREKGVRAVGEAPKWARVQGLLSRGGREVAPLLDAARRTGDWRSALRSEIAARVLDGPRDPSGPLPWDVARGLPGREHLLAEREAAWRGAPPRPCRARFQGECRLCGVCGAGFNSPAAAADA, from the coding sequence TTGAGCCGAGGTACCGCCTCCCGCCGCCCGGCGGAAGTCTCGGCCCCCTCCGAGCAGATCCTCGAGCTCCCCGCCCCTTCGGGGGACGGGGAGCTGCGCTATGCGGTGGTCTACCCCAACCGCCACTGCCTGGGGATGGCCAACCTGGGGTTTCAGGCGGTGGTGGGGCTCCTGGCGGGGTTGCCGGGGGCTCGCTGCCACCGGGCGTTTGCGGACTTTCCCCGCACCCTCGAAGCGGGCCGGGCACTGGGGGAGTACGACGTGGTGGCCCTGAGCCTCTCCTTCGAGGGAGACTACCCGGAGGCCCTCAACCTCCTGGAGGCCGCAGGTGTTCCCCTGCCCTCGGAGGACCGCACCGCCCAACACCCCCTGGTGCTCGGCGGCGGAGTGGCGGTCTCCCTGAACCCCGAACCCCTGGCGCCCTTCTTGGATGTCGCCTTCCTGGGCGAAGCGGAAGCGGGCCTGGCGCGCCTCCACGGCTTTCTCCTGCCCCGCCGCGGCATGCCCCGCCCGGCGCTCCTCCGGGAGCTCGCCGAGGCGGCCCTGCCCGGGGTCTACGTGCCGTCCTGCTATGCCCCCGCCGAGGGCTCGGACCGCCCCCTCCCCCTGGACGCCGCGCCGGACTCCGTGGCGCGGGTCTGGGCCGAAAACCCCTGGGACCCGGCCCGGACGCGCATCCTCGCCTCCGGCGATGCCTTCGGGGGGGCGTACCTCCTGGAGGTGAGCCGGGGGTGCCCCCACGCCTGCCGCTTTTGCGCCGCCGGGTACGGCACCCGCCCCGCCCGCTTCCTGCCCCTGGAGGCCCTGCTGCCCCACGCCCGGCTCGGGGCCCGCCGGGTGGGCCGGGTGGGCCTGGTAGGGGCCGCGGTCTCGGACCACCCGGAGCTCCCGGAGCTGGCCCGGGCCCTCCTGGACGAGGGCGCCGGGTTTACCGTATCGTCGTTTCGGGCGGAAAACCTCGACCCGGACATTCTGCAGCTCCTGGTGCGCGGAGGCCTCCAGACCCTGACCGTCGCCCTGGAGGCGGGCAGCGAACGGCTGCGGCGGCTCCTGGGAAAGGGAATCTCGGAGGAAGACGTGCTCCGGGCGGCCCGGATGGCCGGAGAGGCGGGCCTGCGCAACCTGCGGATCTACGCCATGGTGGGGCTGCCCACGGAGACCGACGAGGACGTGGAGGCCCTGGCCGGGGTGGCCGCGGCGGCCCGGGCGGCCCTGGGGGGGACCGTCACGGTGAGCGCCGCGCCCTTCGTTCCCAAGGCCCACACCCCCTTCCAGTGGGAGGCCATGGCTCCCGAGGCACTGTTGCGCAGCCGCCTGCGCCTGCTCCAGCGCCTGTGCGGCCGGGAAAAGGGGGTGCGGGCGGTGGGGGAGGCCCCCAAGTGGGCGCGGGTCCAGGGGCTGCTCTCCCGGGGGGGAAGGGAGGTGGCGCCGCTCCTGGACGCGGCCCGGCGCACGGGGGACTGGCGGTCGGCCCTGCGGTCGGAGATCGCCGCCCGGGTGCTCGACGGGCCGCGAGACCCCTCCGGCCCCCTGCCCTGGGATGTCGCCCGGGGGCTGCCGGGCCGGGAGCACCTCCTGGCGGAGCGCGAGGCCGCCTGGCGCGGAGCACCGCCCCGCCCCTGTCGGGCCCGTTTCCAAGGGGAGTGCCGGTTGTGCGGGGTCTGTGGGGCAGGATTCAACTCCCCCGCCGCTGCGGCCGATGCGTGA